A DNA window from Drosophila sechellia strain sech25 chromosome X, ASM438219v1, whole genome shotgun sequence contains the following coding sequences:
- the LOC6617520 gene encoding LOW QUALITY PROTEIN: uncharacterized protein LOC6617520 (The sequence of the model RefSeq protein was modified relative to this genomic sequence to represent the inferred CDS: deleted 1 base in 1 codon) — MAEEKHRMLFQDQDPGQDLQKQRPMSLSPSEPPTYDDAMQTSAIQESLNYSTDRRRTFFAEPQHLRSRVEEMPLHQMEVEVSVQSEGLAMPPVRNFFILSPQPKLGNQAMDIVCPACGQRGVTRLKRSPNARTNLWAIYLCTLVGAAALACFRIYGMAAGQRIITAPSARSSWAHIIRGAAAAGGCSPEISSSIAAGIRPLIVKVFRVCE, encoded by the exons ATGGCCGAGGAGAAGCATCGCATGTTATTCCAAGACCAGGATCCCGGTCAGGATCTGCAGAAACAGCGACCCATGTCCTTGTCGCCATCGGAACCGCCTACCTACGATGATGCAATGCAAACGTCCGCGATTCAGGAGAGTTTGAACTACTCCACCGATCGTCGAAGAACCTTTTTTGCTGAACCCCAACATCTAAGGTCCAGGGTGGAGGAGATGCCATTGCACCAAATGGAGGTCGAGGTGAGCGTGCAATCGGAAGGACTAGCAATGCCACCAGTGAGAA ATTTCTTTATCCTAAGCCCGCAACCCAAACTGGGTAACCAGGCGATGGACATCGTGTGCCCAGCTTGTGGTCAACGGGGAGTCACCCGTTTGAAGAGGTCACCTAATGCTCGGACCAACCTTTGGGCCATCTACTTGTGCACTTT agttGGTGCTGCTGCGCTTGCTTGTTTCCGTATCTATGGAATGGCTGCCGGACAACGAATCATTACTGCTCCGTCTGCGAGATCTTCCTGGGCGCACATTATCCgcggagctgctgctgccggcgGCTGTAGTCCGGAAATATCCAGCAGTATCGCAGCC GGAATCCGGCCGCTAATTGTGAAAGTTTTCCGTGTGTGCGAATAA